AATTGAGAGTTGACTCTACatgcgtatttatttattttctttttttgtgtgctaGTGTGTATTTCCTCCCATTGCTTaacttttatattcattctcatggaatgttatttatttatttttttttctttgtagtttTTGTTGGTTTAGCAATGCAATCCTCCCAGTCTTCCCTGTCTCACCCCTCCTTCATGTATACCCATTGTCTCCCAGGTTTCCATATCTCAACaataattgtagtaataataaaaatattaataataaataactttaTTAAAATTgcagtattatatatatactgaaaatTTACCTAGGAAGCTTAAGATAAGAACACTATCATAGAGGTTTATTGCTTGCACCATGGCGGGGATCACACCAAGgtggtattggtgtgtgtggggtgcaTCTAGGGGCATCATCTTGttctggtgtcttgtggcacCGACTGGAAGAGGCACATGAAGGGGGAGCAGGTGGCACATGATATACCAACTACAAAGATGTCCTAACCACCTGGAGTGTGCTCAAGCTGTCTACCAGACATAGAGAAGCCCTGAACAAACTTGGGAGGGGCTTGCTGTGGCATCCACACCTACACCACCTGCTCCCCCTTCAAGTTTCTCCAGGGCTTTTCTGTGTGGTAGACAGCTTGGGCACACTCAGGGTGGTTAGGACATCTCTGTAGTTTGGTATATCATGTGCCCCCATACATATTTCTGCCCAGTCTCTTCCCCACCCATATCCCATTAATCTCCTCACCCTTTGCTGCCCCCATATACTAAACAAATTTTGTCCCCTGTACCACCTCTGTCCTCCCCTGTATACACACATTCCCTCACCCTAACacctccatcctctcccagtttctcCCCACACCTACCAGCACATCCCATTCCTCTTTACCCTCCACTCATCTCATATATGCCCATTTTTTCCCAACCCAGTTTTCTCAGTTCTCGCCCAGtcttccctgcctccccatTCTATCCCCCTACACTGTATTCCTTCCTTGCAGTCTTTGCTTCTCTCCCAgccttccctttccccccccACCCCTATTCTATGCCTCCTACaccctatttcttccctctccccaatACCCCAGTCCTCCTCTAACCTTTTGCTTCtctacctccacactccaattCTCTTCTCACTGTCCACTCCCCCCACAGCCACAGCAGCTCCTGGCCACCTCCACTATGCGGCCAGCAGCCCCAGAGATTGAGCAGGCTGGCCATGACCATGTTCTGCACTGGACGGCCGAGAGGATTCTGACGCTGGTGCTGATGGGCGTCATCCCGGCGGCCTTCATCTGGCCCACCCCGTCCATCGAGTACCTCATGGCCCTGTCCCTCACACTGCACTCTCATTGGTTAGTgtgggatagtggtggtggtggtggtggtttgggaaGGCTGTGTATAGACTTTTGTGTactgtttgttttcattattttctttattgatttgtaTATAgacttaatttttttgtttactttttttttttttctcctgtattttcttaatttttgttcaatgtgtgtgttggtaaggATAGTTGGTGTTCAGTCACGTTTTGGTTGTTATCCCAATATTATGCTGTAGTTGATTTTGTATGGCAAGTTTAATGGACAGGAGGGAGTTCTGTTTGCTCTTTGCCATCTCAGTaggttatttatattatatactaGGTCTTAGTaggttatttatattatatactaGGTCTTAGTaggttatttatattatatactaGGTCTTAGTaggttatttatattatattctaGGTCTTATGAAATATGCTAGTGTGCATTACTTGACCAGTTTATTCACAGTACATTGTAGCCAATAACCATTACAATTTTCATATCTTTATACCAGTACAAGTCATACACAAGAATCATTGAAAGCAATAGAATGAGGTCGATTTGAGGTAACCAATTATTTTAGCATCAGTCAGTAATGAAGGGAGTAAGTTGTTTATGAGGCAGTGCAGTGCAGTATATGTTACATCACCTGGTGAGAATTTGATGAATTTGTGTAAGGTGGCAGGAAGGAGTTACACGTGTGGTGGTTCTGTAAGGGAAGGCTCATTCTGATAGGGagtatttactttcattattccaGACTGACTGCTGCAagtggtgtttgttttgctgtgtGCTGGTTGAAAAGAGCTCCATTGTGATGGATCATGCATGTTTCATTTAGTTAGTTTTAAGaaattaatcacacacacacacaaatgcattgaataatgatgtTACAGAAATAatgttgttacagcacataatgtgcataactttgcCACATATCCACAGTCACTTTCACCCCACCTCTTCCACACAGTTTTAAATTCTCACCTCACACCTTACCTTTTCAATCACACAATCCATACACACCAAACCCTAACCTCCACCTCACCACTGCAGGGGAGTGGAGGCCATAGTGGTGGACTACATAAGACCCTCAGTGTTCGGCAAGATCATCCCCAAGCTGGCCGTCGGTGCTGTGTACGCCCTATCCATCGCGACGCTTGGTGGGCTCTGCTACTTCATCTACACTGACGTGGGCATCATCAATGCCGTCAAGCTCCTGTGGAAACTATAATGTCATCCAACACCCttccctaatcctcctccttgcctctctgcctcccacTTCCCTTTCTGTACTATTTGAGTGAGCTCTTCTCCATACTACTGCCGGGGTGCAGCTAAACTAAGTAGAGATTGCTAGCcatgtttttttgttaatttatgcTGGTTTGTCATTGTCTTTTGTAAATAAATTGTATCGAAAGAGGGAGGTTCGATTTGATCTTGGGTCTGTCTCTCTGGATCAGTGAAGGTTTACACTACATATTGATTGAAGTCATATCATAAGTTAAAGGAATTACTAATACTGTCTCTAAGAGCAGAGCAGAGGCGATGGAGGCTTGTCTTTCATACAGGAACCATCTGAGGAGaaagtgtttgaaaagtatCAGTTAGATTCCTACTTCATGGATAATTTTTCAGTCATGAGTGGAGTCTTGTCTTTCATGCACCAGCTGTCCGAGGAAATTAAGTTAAGCTAAACACACTAATATTTGCTCTGGTTTACTCCCC
This genomic interval from Portunus trituberculatus isolate SZX2019 chromosome 10, ASM1759143v1, whole genome shotgun sequence contains the following:
- the LOC123501966 gene encoding succinate dehydrogenase [ubiquinone] cytochrome b small subunit, mitochondrial-like, which encodes MAAMLALRGLSRNCGVASRFGALRLNGLYRVTSRPVLPATCTQALPPSQPQQLLATSTMRPAAPEIEQAGHDHVLHWTAERILTLVLMGVIPAAFIWPTPSIEYLMALSLTLHSHWGVEAIVVDYIRPSVFGKIIPKLAVGAVYALSIATLGGLCYFIYTDVGIINAVKLLWKL